Proteins found in one Quercus robur chromosome 2, dhQueRobu3.1, whole genome shotgun sequence genomic segment:
- the LOC126713382 gene encoding ABC transporter C family member 10-like — translation MVMSLWTAFCGNCSNIDENTCNYDIISIFQPYTCTNHLLVISLDLLLLIIFLYIMVYRSILRKNTIPSKSKHFSPTLICSAIYNGGLGLAYLGLGIWIIGENLNAKSAILPLQGWLVLLFQGFTWMLLDFVVIIEKLRLPNVTTAKLCSIVTFLFAGFLCFSSLLVAILEKRASIKMVLDILSFPGAILCLLCAFQEHKYVETDSDISYDVLYAPLQGEEASDTGENCSNDNVTPFAKAGFLSKMSFWWLNPLMKHGKDKILKENDVPQLRLEDRAQTCYLMFEEQLSKQKQKETYDLPSMVSAIFFCQRKAILISGIFALIKVLTVSSGPLFLKAFIEVAEGKEAFKYEGYALAGVLFLAKCLESLSERQWFFQTRLIGLQVRSFLSAAIYQKQLKLSNAAKANHSPGEIMNYVTVDAYRIGEFPYWFHQMWSTSLQLCIALAIVYYSVGLTTVAALVVIILTVLATSPVAKLQHKYQTNLMVAQDKRLKAITEALANMKVLKLYAWEKHFKNVIQMLRKEELEWILAVLIQKGYYLILFWSSPILVSVATFWACYFFGISLSASNVFTFLASLRIVQEPIRMIPDVAGVFIEAKVSLTRILKFLAAPELQNRYARQKCNEKELEQCIFIKATEISWETNPAKAMLRNINLAVKPGEKVAICGEVGSGKSTLLAAILGEVPNIKGIVHVYGKIAYVSQTSWIQTGSIQDNILFGSPLDSHRYQEVLRKCSLIKDLEMLPVGDQTEIGERGVTLSGGQKQRVQLARALYQDADVYLLDDPFSAVDAHTATSILNEYVMEALSGKTVLLVTHQVDFLPAFDSILFMSEGQFLGASTYDQLLASSQEFQNLVNAHNDTVGSQKHAKYASFQQSKTSTREILKSCEEELRSTLDQLIKQEERETGNTGIKPYMQYLIQSKGFLCFSLAAVCHVMFLAGQLIQNFWLAAEIEDSNVSTVRLIAVYSGIGCILVLFILLRAVSVVGLGFGASLSIFSALLSSLFRAPMSFYDATPLGRILSRVSSDMSVIDIDVAYKLSIALVATMTAYSTYAILAIVSWPVLFVIIPMVYLTILLQKYFLASAKELMRTDGTTKSLLASHLAESIAGAMTIRAFGEEERFFSRNLDLIDTNASPYFHGFSANEWLIQRLEILCAIVLTSLALAISLLHIGASASGFIGMALSYGLSLNIHVIASVQSWCLLENLIVSVERLEQYMHIPSEAAEDIEGHRPTHSWPVNGQVKICDLKVRYRPNAPLVLQGISCIFEGGHKIGIVGRTGSGKTTLISALFRLVEPTEGKIIIDDIDISTIGLHDLRSRLGIIPQEPTLFSGSVRYNLDPLSEHTDQEMWEVLEKCQLREAIQEKEGGLDSLVTQDGSNWSMGQRQLFCLGRALLKRSRILVLDEATASIDNATDSLLQKTIRKEFAYCTVIIVAHRIPTVMDCNKVLAIRDGKIVEYDEPMKLMNKEESLFGQLVKEYWSHSANASMYSGDW, via the exons ATGGTGATGAGTCTCTGGACTGCTTTCTGTGGGAATTGCTCGAATATAGATGAAAACACATGCAATTATGATATTATATCCATATTCCAACCATATACATGCACCAATCACCTTTTGGTCATTTCTCTTGATCTTCTTCTCCTTATCATATTCTTATATATCATGGTTTATAGATCAATCTTAAGGAAGAACACAATACCCTCAAAGTCTAAACACTTCTCTCCAACGTTGATATGCTCAGCCATTTATAATGGTGGTCTGGGTTTGGCTTACTTGGGTTTGGGGATCTGGATAATTGGTGAGAATCTGAATGCAAAGAGTGCGATATTACCTTTGCAGGGTTGGCTAGTATTGCTATTCCAAGGCTTCACATGGATGCTGCTTGATTTTGTAGTAATTATTGAGAAGCTACGCCTTCCAAATGTCACAACAGCAAAGCTTTGTTCTATTGTCACCTTCTTGTTTGCAGGATTCCTCTGCTTTTCTTCTCTTCTGGTTGCTATTTTGGAAAAAAGGGCATCTATTAAGATGGTTTTAGATATTCTTTCATTTCCTGGAGCAATCTTGTGCCTCTTGTGCGCTTTTCAGGAACATAAATATGTGGAAACTGATTCAGATATCAGTTATGATGTATTGTATGCACCTTTGCAAGGTGAGGAAGCTAGTGACACTGGTGAAAATTGTTCAAATGACAATGTCACTCCTTTTGCCAAAGCTGGATTTCTtagtaaaatgtcattttggtGGTTAAATCCACTGATGAAGCACGGTAAAGATAAAATCCTTAAGGAGAATGATGTTCCACAGTTAAGGCTGGAAGATCGGGCGCAAACATGCTACTTAATGTTTGAAGAGCAACTGagcaaacaaaaacagaaagaaaCATATGATCTCCCCTCTATGGTGTCAGCAATTTTTTTCTGCCAGAGAAAAGCTATTTTAATTTCTGGGATATTTGCTTTGATCAAGGTCCTCACAGTCTCCAGTGGTCCACTATTTCTCAAAGCCTTCATTGAGGTTGCTGAAGGAAAAGAAGCTTTTAAATATGAGGGCTATGCATTGGCTGGAGTGCTCTTCTTAGCAAAGTGTTTGGAGTCATTATCAGAGAGGCAGTGGTTCTTTCAAACTAGGTTGATTGGGCTCCAAGTAAGATCTTTCCTATCCGCAGCTATCTATCAAAAGCAACTAAAACTCTCAAATGCTGCTAAGGCGAATCATTCCCCCGGTGAAATAATGAACTATGTCACAGTAGATGCCTATAGAATAGGTGAATTTCCATATTGGTTTCATCAAATGTGGTCAACAAGTCTTCAGCTGTGTATTGCATTAGCTATTGTCTATTACTCTGTAGGGCTGACAACTGTTGCAGCTCTAGTTGTTATCATCTTAACCGTGCTTGCAACTTCACCAGTGGCCAAACTGCAGCATAAGTATCAGACAAATCTCATGGTGGCACAAGATAAGAGATTGAAGGCCATTACAGAAGCTCTTGCAAATATGAAGGTCTTGAAGTTGTATGCTTGGGAGAAACATTTTAAGAATGTTATACAAATGCTGAGGAAAGAAGAACTAGAGTGGATATTAGCAGTTCTAATACAAAAGGGGTACTATCTGATTTTGTTTTGGTCATCTCCCATTTTAGTATCAGTTGCCACATTCTGGGCATGCTACTTCTTTGGAATTTCACTCTCTGCCAGTAACGTTTTCACATTCCTAGCAAGTCTGCGTATTGTTCAGGAGCCTATCAGAATGATCCCTGATGTTGCTGGAGTGTTCATTGAAGCAAAGGTATCTTTAACTCGGATTTTAAAGTTCCTTGCAGCACCAGAGTTGCAGAACAGATATGCAAggcaaaagtgcaatgagaaAGAGCTAGAGCAGTGCATATTTATCAAGGCCACTGAAATATCATGGGAGACTAATCCAGCAAAGGCCATGCTAAGAAACATAAATTTGGCAGTTAAACCAGGAGAAAAGGTAGCTATTTGTGGAGAGGTTGGCTCTGGTAAATCAACCCTTTTAGCTGCAATTCTGGGAGAAGTTCCAAACATCAAAGGCATA GTTCATGTTTATGGAAAGATAGCATACGTTTCTCAAACATCCTGGATTCAAACAGGATCTATTCAAGACAATATTCTTTTTGGGTCTCCCTTAGATTCACATAGATACCAAGAAGTGCTTAGAAAGTGTTCTCTTATAAAGGACCTTGAGATGCTTCCAGTTGGTGATCAAACAGAAATAGGAGAAAGAGGTGTTACTCTAAGTGGGGGTCAAAAGCAGCGGGTTCAACTTGCCCGTGCACTTTATCAAGATGCAGATGTTTATCTCTTGGATGATCCATTCAGTGCTGTTGATGCACATACTGCAACCAGTATATTAAAT GAATATGTCATGGAAGCTCTGTCAGGGAAGACAGTCCTGCTGGTGACCCACCAAGTTGACTTCCTTCCTGCATTTGATTCTATTTTG TTTATGTCTGAAGGGCAATTTCTTGGAGCATCCACATATGATCAACTACTAGCTTCAAGTCAAGAATTTCAAAACCTTGTCAATGCACACAATGACACTGTTGGTTCCCAGAAACATGCCAAGTATGCTTCTTTCCAACAATCTAAAACCTCTACACGTGAAATTCTGAAAAGTTGTGAGGAAGAGTTAAGATCAACTTTAGATCAATTGATTAagcaagaagaaagagaaacggGAAACACTGGTATAAAGCCTTATATGCAGTATCTGATTCAGAGCAAGGGATTCTTGTGCTTCTCCTTGGCAGCTGTATGCCACGTCATGTTCTTAGCTGGGCAGTTGATACAAAACTTTTGGTTGGCTGCTGAAATTGAGGATTCTAATGTAAGCACAGTGAGATTGATTGCAGTTTACTCCGGGATTGGGTGTATTCTGGTTTTATTTATACTCCTCAGAGCAGTTTCTGTTGTTGGTTTAGGTTTTGGGGCATCACTATCAATTTTTTCTGCACTTCTTAGCTCTCTTTTCAGGGCACCAATGTCTTTTTATGATGCAACACCTCTGGGAAGGATACTCAGCCGG GTGTCTTCTGATATGAGTGTCATTGACATTGATGTGGCTTACAAATTAAGTATTGCTCTTGTTGCCACCATGACTGCATACTCCACCTATGCAATACTGGCTATAGTATCCTGGCCAGTCTTGTTTGTCATCATACCCATGGTTTATCTGACTATTCTTTTACAG AAATACTTCCTTGCTTCTGCAAAAGAGTTGATGCGAACAGATGGCACAACCAAGTCTTTGCTTGCAAGCCACCTTGCCGAATCAATTGCAGGAGCCATGACGATCAGAGCTTTTGGGGAGGAAGAGCGGTTCTTTTCAAGGAACTTGGACCTTATTGACACAAATGCAAGTCCTTACTTCCATGGTTTCTCAGCCAACGAGTGGTTGATCCAACGTCTGGAAATTCTATGTGCAATTGTTCTTACATCCTTGGCACTTGCCATAAGTTTGCTTCATATTGGAGCTTCTGCTTCTG GATTTATTGGAATGGCATTATCATATGGTCTTTCTTTAAATATACACGTTATCGCTTCTGTCCAAAGCTGGTGCTTGCtagaaaatttaattgtttcgGTAGAAAGGCTAGAACAGTACATGCATATTCCTAGTGAAGCTGCAGAAGATATAGAAGGTCACCGACCCACACACAGTTGGCCTGTTAATGGTCAGGTGAAGATATGTGATTTGAAG GTAAGATATCGGCCCAATGCTCCACTAGTTCTTCAGGGGATTAGTTGTATATTTGAGGGAGGACACAAAATTGGAATTGTTGGCCGGACTGGTAGTGGAAAAACGACTCTTATCAGCGCTTTGTTTCGTCTGGTGGAGCCTACAGAGGGAAAAATCATTATAGATGACATTGACATATCCACAATTGGGCTTCATGATCTAAGATCAAGGTTAGGAATCATACCACAAGAGCCCACACTTTTTAGCGGGTCTGTGAGATACAATCTTGACCCATTGTCAGAGCATACTGATCAGGAAATGTGGGAG GTTCTTGAGAAATGTCAGCTTCGAGAGGCTattcaagaaaaagaaggggGCTTGGATTCCTTAG TTACACAAGATGGATCAAACTGGAGCATGGGACAGAGACAACTATTTTGTTTGGGACGAGCCCTGCTGAAGAGAAGCCGGATACTGGTTCTAGATGAAGCCACTGCATCAATTGACAATGCAACCGACTCTCTTCTCCAGAAAACCATACGGAAAGAATTTGCATATTGCACTGTAATAATTGTGGCTCATAGAATACCAACTGTGATGGACTGCAATAAGGTGCTTGCTATTAGAGATG GTAAAATAGTGGAGTATGATGAACCAATGAAGCTGATGAATAAGGAGGAATCACTGTTTGGGCAGCTAGTCAAGGAATACTGGTCTCATTCTGCAAATGCCAGCATGTACTCAGGGGATTGGTAG
- the LOC126697677 gene encoding uncharacterized protein LOC126697677, producing the protein MGWNLILLILTLYSCSFVNGSDSFGNDSLDASLQEFAFKTLVRHRPLTGALYKAVLPTNLSSTEVSIVRVRSNTLWNKGANFSIIHIPSRTMSVPHVKRLAIVYQNLGNLSSHYYGMPGYSLITPVVGFMVFDASNVSDKSVRKLNLSTMGKPILINFSSLTPSGDMISKRRCIAFNGNGTVNLSEMKLSGFCHFRDQGHFSVGVPLESKQSRWYLWVVGFVLGIPGIVLMGYAGMVSARILKTKKIQVMERQADEDLILESRWVGSSKMPSAAVTRTQPVLENEGFL; encoded by the coding sequence ATGGGTTGGAACTTAATCTTGTTGATTCTCACCTTGTATTCCTGCTCATTTGTCAATGGCTCAGACAGCTTTGGTAATGATTCCTTGGATGCTTCTCTTCAAGAATTTGCTTTCAAAACACTGGTTCGACACCGGCCTCTGACGGGTGCTCTATACAAAGCTGTCCTTCCTACTAATCTTTCAAGCACTGAAGTTTCAATTGTCCGGGTCAGAAGCAACACATTGTGGAACAAGGGAGCTAATTTTAGCATCATTCACATTCCATCGAGAACTATGTCCGTGCCTCATGTAAAGAGACTTGCTATAGTCTATCAAAACCTAGGCAATTTGTCTTCTCACTACTATGGCATGCCAGGTTACTCACTGATCACTCCTGTTGTTGGCTTCATGGTTTTTGATGCGTCAAATGTTAGTGATAAAAGCGTCAGAAAGCTCAATCTCAGCACAATGGGCAAGCCgatattgattaatttttccAGTTTGACACCCTCCGGCGACATGATCTCTAAGAGAAGATGCATAGCTTTTAACGGTAATGGGACAGTTAATCTTAGTGAAATGAAATTGTCAGGTTTTTGTCACTTTAGAGATCAAGGTCATTTTTCAGTTGGTGTCCCATTAGAGAGTAAGCAGAGTAGGTGGTATCTCTGGGTGGTTGGTTTTGTGCTTGGAATTCCTGGGATTGTATTGATGGGTTATGCCGGGATGGTTTCTGCGAGGATTTTGAAGACGAAGAAGATTCAAGTAATGGAAAGACAAGCTGATGAAGATCTGATTCTTGAAAGCAGATGGGTTGGTAGTAGTAAGATGCCTTCAGCAGCTGTAACTAGAACTCAGCCAGTCCTTGAGAATGAAGGTTTTCTATAG